The proteins below are encoded in one region of Aequorivita iocasae:
- a CDS encoding cation:proton antiporter has protein sequence MVELAGIIILGILAQWVAWKFKIPAILPLILIGLFVGPISTLISEDGTQWIQPIFENGKGLFPGENLFYFVSLAIGIILFEGGLTLRRGEISKVGPVIVKLISLGSIITFFGAGVAAYYVFGLSWKISFLFAALIIVTGPTVITPILRNIPLKKDVSAVLKWEGILIDPIGALVAVLVFEFISVEHDSGYTKQAIIEFGKILLIGFAFGISGGYALYFAIKKKLIPHYLLNVVSLSVVLLIFVESDLFAHESGLLSVVVMGMFLGNSDLPSLKELLYFKESLSVLLISILFILLAANISLDDLLLVYNWKTAILMAIVIFVLRPLGVFLSTVNSSLKTNEKIFISWVGPRGIVAAGIASLFGTKLVLKGEPGAEYITPLVFAVVLVTVLLNATTARPFASMVGVFLKKSDGILIVGASKVSRLIASYLQKSGRHVVLLDSNRLNVNKAKELGLDAITANIYSDELTDNIELNDMGYLLAMTGNDEINKHAINRFGKYFGENGTFRLMTSEEMRERHHLSARELFSYTHDYTRFTEVAHDFPSIQEIPVGSESQFLRVLNIIGENENAIPLFLKRPNGFLDLITAPDELEIEEGSALVYLGKPMDFEDVANATKTKKEVTTQK, from the coding sequence ATGGTAGAACTTGCCGGAATAATTATTTTAGGAATATTGGCCCAGTGGGTTGCCTGGAAATTCAAGATACCCGCTATTTTACCATTAATTTTGATTGGTCTTTTTGTAGGACCAATTTCTACACTTATTTCGGAGGATGGCACCCAATGGATCCAACCCATTTTTGAAAATGGTAAAGGACTTTTTCCGGGTGAAAACCTTTTTTATTTTGTTTCATTAGCCATTGGAATCATTTTATTTGAAGGTGGTTTAACGCTTAGGCGAGGCGAAATTTCAAAAGTTGGGCCAGTAATTGTCAAGCTTATTAGCCTGGGTTCAATTATCACCTTTTTTGGAGCGGGCGTTGCCGCCTATTATGTTTTCGGCTTGAGCTGGAAAATTTCGTTTCTTTTTGCGGCATTGATAATTGTAACAGGCCCTACGGTAATTACTCCTATTTTGAGAAATATTCCATTAAAGAAAGATGTGTCGGCAGTGTTAAAATGGGAAGGAATATTGATAGACCCAATTGGTGCATTGGTAGCTGTATTGGTGTTTGAATTTATTAGCGTAGAACACGACAGCGGCTATACCAAACAAGCTATTATTGAATTTGGCAAAATCTTATTAATAGGTTTTGCCTTTGGGATCTCGGGGGGATATGCCCTTTATTTTGCAATTAAAAAGAAATTGATTCCCCATTACTTATTAAATGTAGTTTCCCTATCAGTAGTGTTATTAATATTTGTGGAGAGCGATCTTTTTGCGCACGAATCCGGCCTGCTGTCGGTCGTAGTAATGGGAATGTTTTTGGGCAATAGTGATCTGCCCAGTTTAAAAGAGTTGCTATATTTTAAAGAATCACTTAGTGTATTGTTGATCTCAATTTTATTCATTCTTTTGGCTGCAAACATAAGCTTGGATGACCTACTGCTGGTTTACAACTGGAAAACGGCCATTTTAATGGCAATCGTAATATTTGTTTTAAGGCCCTTGGGGGTATTTCTCAGCACCGTCAATTCCTCACTTAAAACCAATGAAAAAATATTTATAAGCTGGGTGGGCCCAAGGGGTATTGTAGCTGCCGGTATTGCCTCTCTTTTTGGAACTAAGCTTGTATTAAAGGGCGAGCCGGGTGCAGAATATATTACTCCGTTAGTGTTTGCCGTAGTTTTGGTAACGGTATTGCTCAACGCCACAACCGCAAGACCTTTTGCGTCCATGGTTGGCGTATTTCTTAAAAAATCTGATGGAATTTTGATTGTGGGTGCTTCAAAGGTTTCAAGACTCATTGCCTCCTATCTTCAGAAAAGTGGCAGGCATGTAGTTTTGCTGGATTCAAACAGATTAAATGTGAATAAGGCCAAAGAGCTTGGGCTTGATGCAATTACTGCCAATATTTACTCAGATGAACTTACAGACAATATAGAACTAAACGATATGGGCTATTTGCTGGCCATGACGGGCAATGATGAAATTAATAAACATGCCATCAACCGATTTGGAAAATATTTTGGCGAAAATGGAACCTTTCGTTTGATGACTTCTGAAGAAATGCGGGAGCGTCACCATCTTTCCGCACGGGAATTGTTTTCATATACGCACGACTATACACGTTTTACTGAAGTGGCCCACGATTTTCCTTCTATTCAAGAAATTCCTGTGGGAAGCGAAAGCCAATTTTTACGGGTACTAAATATTATTGGTGAAAACGAAAATGCCATTCCGCTGTTTCTTAAACGCCCCAATGGATTTTTGGACTTGATAACCGCACCCGATGAACTGGAAATTGAAGAAGGAAGTGCATTAGTCTATCTGGGCAAGCCTATGGATTTTGAAGATGTGGCAAATGCCACCAAAACCAAAAAAGAGGTTACAACCCAAAAATAA
- a CDS encoding DUF4349 domain-containing protein: MKTISTLLLLFVLGCSNGNSNKNYEAGSAMAEMDMAEEALVRHQLVPQPLSNEIEQKIIKTARLAFETKDVEATHKKILQLASQNKGLVQNDNSGKDYNRIYKSLTVRIPTENFQKFIDGISEGVDYFDQRDISRQDVSEEFVDLEARLKAKRVLEERYLELLKKANKVEEMLQIERELSNIREEIEAKQGRLQYLQSQVSMSTVNIEFYKTTAETGITQSYGQKMKNALQGGWNGISVFFLGILYLWPLFLVAIIVVIILRIFLKKRKKTH, translated from the coding sequence ATGAAAACAATTAGCACTTTACTTTTATTGTTTGTTTTGGGGTGTTCAAACGGAAATTCCAACAAAAATTATGAAGCAGGTTCTGCGATGGCTGAGATGGATATGGCTGAAGAAGCCCTAGTTAGACATCAACTTGTTCCACAACCTTTATCTAATGAAATTGAGCAAAAAATAATTAAAACTGCCCGTCTCGCTTTTGAAACAAAAGATGTAGAAGCAACGCACAAAAAAATACTTCAGCTTGCCTCGCAAAACAAAGGATTGGTCCAAAACGACAACAGCGGAAAAGACTACAATCGAATTTATAAAAGCTTAACCGTTCGCATTCCTACCGAAAATTTTCAAAAGTTTATTGATGGTATTTCCGAAGGTGTTGATTATTTTGATCAACGTGATATTTCCCGACAGGATGTTTCGGAAGAGTTTGTGGATTTGGAAGCGCGTTTAAAAGCAAAGCGTGTGCTTGAGGAACGCTATCTTGAACTGCTTAAAAAAGCGAATAAAGTTGAGGAAATGTTGCAAATAGAGCGCGAACTTTCCAACATTCGTGAGGAAATTGAAGCCAAACAAGGTCGATTGCAGTATCTGCAAAGTCAAGTTTCAATGAGCACCGTAAACATTGAATTTTACAAAACCACTGCGGAAACTGGTATTACACAATCTTACGGCCAGAAAATGAAAAACGCGCTGCAAGGCGGTTGGAACGGCATTTCGGTATTTTTCTTGGGCATTTTATACCTTTGGCCTTTATTCCTCGTTGCAATAATAGTTGTTATCATTCTTCGTATATTTCTGAAGAAGAGAAAGAAAACACATTAA
- the rnpA gene encoding ribonuclease P protein component gives MSQKFPKNEKLKSTKTIENLFLERKTHSKFPIKVFFLPKENLENHLAAFAVPKRNFKLAVERNRVKRQLREAYRLNKHLFDEIHGKKFVMLFLFLGKVKPQYAELDKAMVRLLKKLRDENN, from the coding sequence GTGAGTCAAAAATTTCCCAAAAACGAAAAATTAAAAAGCACCAAGACAATTGAAAATTTGTTTTTGGAAAGGAAAACACATTCCAAATTTCCAATAAAAGTATTTTTTCTTCCGAAGGAAAACTTGGAAAACCATCTCGCTGCTTTCGCCGTTCCGAAACGGAATTTTAAATTGGCAGTGGAGCGAAACCGAGTGAAAAGACAGCTTCGCGAAGCCTATCGGCTTAACAAACACTTATTTGATGAAATTCACGGCAAGAAATTTGTGATGCTCTTTCTTTTTTTAGGAAAAGTTAAACCGCAGTACGCCGAACTTGACAAAGCAATGGTAAGGCTACTTAAAAAATTACGCGATGAAAACAATTAG
- a CDS encoding S8 family peptidase produces the protein MKLFKITLFAVALSTALASCGSGAPIVATPIQNIDSNPLKITPLTDEQLKHWPAMDLVKDTVPGMSVDKAYSEIIKKRKGETVIVGVIDSGVDIDHEDLKSVVWTNPDEIAGNGIDDDKNGFIDDIHGWNFLGNITDENMEYVRIIRKFKPKFEGKSEASISAADRKDFAIYQKAKAEYEKESSEVTANKLRYEQILSQLKPTHEAMAKKLGKADYTKEDLAAINNPSPQEQQQIAMLTQMLNFADSVPEVLEELEGGIEYFSGRLDNNFNMTKDFRGVLGDNPEDFADNIYGDNNVAGPDPTKENVKHGTHVAGIIAAERNNGIGMDGVANNVKIMAIRAVPDGDEYDKDIALAIRYAVDNGAKVLNTSFGKYYSPQADWVYDAIKYAASKDVLIVNAAGNDGFDLDTVNVYPNDQFDNGSEMANSFLTVGALNYEYGSEMVANFSNYGKTNVDVFAPGVKIWATTPLNTYEFLQGTSMAAPEVAGVAAMIRSYYPKLSAAQVKQILMDSGLSINTQVVLGGEASNTEPFSNISKSGKIVNMYNALIMADKMSQ, from the coding sequence ATGAAACTATTTAAGATTACCCTATTTGCGGTTGCATTGTCAACAGCTCTAGCAAGCTGCGGAAGCGGAGCTCCCATAGTTGCTACTCCTATCCAAAATATAGATTCAAACCCATTAAAAATTACACCTCTTACTGACGAACAGTTAAAACACTGGCCAGCCATGGATTTAGTAAAAGATACCGTTCCTGGAATGAGTGTGGACAAAGCCTACAGCGAAATTATAAAAAAGCGCAAAGGCGAAACAGTAATTGTGGGGGTAATAGACAGTGGCGTGGATATTGACCACGAAGATCTTAAAAGTGTAGTGTGGACCAACCCCGATGAAATAGCCGGAAATGGTATAGACGACGATAAAAATGGTTTTATTGATGATATTCACGGCTGGAATTTTCTCGGTAATATTACTGATGAAAACATGGAATATGTACGTATTATCAGAAAGTTCAAACCAAAATTTGAGGGAAAAAGTGAAGCATCAATAAGTGCTGCTGACAGAAAAGACTTTGCTATTTACCAAAAAGCAAAAGCAGAATATGAGAAGGAATCTTCAGAAGTTACCGCAAACAAATTACGTTACGAGCAGATCCTTTCACAATTAAAGCCTACACACGAGGCCATGGCAAAAAAACTTGGAAAAGCAGATTACACCAAAGAAGATCTTGCAGCAATAAATAATCCATCGCCCCAAGAACAACAGCAAATTGCAATGCTAACCCAAATGCTGAATTTTGCAGATTCGGTTCCGGAAGTTTTGGAAGAACTGGAGGGAGGCATTGAATATTTTAGCGGTAGATTGGATAACAATTTCAATATGACGAAAGATTTCCGTGGTGTTTTAGGCGATAATCCTGAAGATTTTGCAGATAATATTTACGGCGACAATAACGTGGCCGGGCCAGATCCCACAAAAGAAAACGTAAAACACGGAACCCACGTGGCAGGAATTATTGCAGCAGAGCGCAATAACGGTATCGGAATGGACGGTGTCGCAAACAATGTGAAAATTATGGCGATTCGCGCAGTACCCGATGGCGATGAATATGATAAAGATATTGCACTGGCTATTCGTTATGCCGTTGATAATGGTGCAAAAGTACTTAACACCAGTTTCGGAAAATATTATTCGCCACAAGCAGATTGGGTTTATGACGCCATTAAATACGCAGCTTCAAAAGATGTTTTAATTGTAAATGCAGCCGGAAATGACGGTTTCGATTTAGATACCGTAAACGTTTATCCAAACGATCAATTTGACAACGGTTCCGAGATGGCAAATTCGTTTTTGACTGTTGGGGCTCTTAATTACGAATATGGAAGCGAAATGGTTGCAAACTTTTCAAACTACGGTAAAACCAACGTAGATGTTTTTGCGCCAGGAGTCAAAATTTGGGCAACCACACCTTTAAACACCTATGAATTTCTTCAGGGAACTTCAATGGCCGCACCCGAAGTTGCAGGCGTTGCCGCAATGATTCGCTCCTATTATCCAAAGCTTTCCGCAGCACAAGTAAAACAAATTTTGATGGATAGCGGCCTTTCAATTAATACACAGGTTGTTTTGGGCGGAGAGGCTTCGAACACTGAGCCTTTCTCCAATATTTCAAAATCTGGGAAAATAGTGAATATGTATAATGCCCTGATTATGGCCGATAAAATGTCACAATAA
- a CDS encoding MBL fold metallo-hydrolase, protein MQLFPIEAGNFKLDGGAMFGVVPKTLWNRTNPADQNNMIDIAARCLLIENGNRLTLIDTGMGDKQSEKFFGYYYRWGDFNIDDSLKKHGFHRNDITDVFMTHLHFDHCGGSVQWNKDRTGYEPAFKNATFWSNKDHWQWATEPNRREQASFLKENILPMQESGQLKFVAQPKADFADANELDFGILFVDGHTDKQMIPHINYKEKTLVFMADLLPTAGHLPLPFVMGYDTRPLLTLPEKEKFLNNAAENNYYLFLEHDAHNPIITVQNTDKGVRLNETLTLNEFFN, encoded by the coding sequence ATGCAATTATTCCCTATTGAAGCTGGCAATTTTAAACTTGATGGTGGCGCCATGTTTGGCGTTGTTCCAAAAACCCTGTGGAATAGAACCAACCCAGCAGACCAAAATAATATGATAGACATTGCCGCGCGCTGTCTGCTTATTGAAAATGGAAATCGGTTAACGCTAATAGACACCGGTATGGGCGATAAACAAAGTGAAAAATTCTTTGGATATTATTACCGATGGGGCGATTTTAATATAGATGACTCTCTTAAAAAACATGGTTTCCATCGCAATGATATTACAGATGTTTTTATGACACACCTACACTTTGACCATTGCGGTGGAAGTGTTCAGTGGAACAAAGATCGCACAGGCTATGAGCCAGCTTTTAAAAATGCTACTTTCTGGAGCAATAAAGACCATTGGCAATGGGCAACCGAGCCAAACCGAAGGGAGCAAGCTTCTTTTTTAAAGGAAAACATTTTGCCGATGCAGGAAAGCGGACAGTTGAAATTTGTTGCGCAGCCAAAAGCAGATTTTGCTGACGCCAACGAGCTTGATTTTGGAATTCTTTTTGTTGACGGGCATACAGACAAACAAATGATCCCGCATATAAATTATAAAGAAAAAACCTTGGTTTTTATGGCAGATTTGCTTCCTACAGCAGGTCATTTGCCGCTTCCTTTTGTGATGGGCTACGATACTCGCCCGTTGTTGACACTTCCCGAAAAGGAGAAATTTCTAAATAATGCAGCAGAAAATAACTACTATCTTTTCTTAGAACATGATGCCCACAACCCAATAATAACAGTTCAAAATACTGATAAGGGCGTCCGTCTAAACGAAACATTAACTCTCAACGAATTTTTTAATTAA
- the lepA gene encoding translation elongation factor 4, protein MKNIRNFCIIAHIDHGKSTLADRLLDATGTVTDREKQAQLLDNMDLERERGITIKSHAIQMDYVYKGEKYTLNLIDTPGHVDFSYEVSRSIAACEGALLIVDAAQSIQAQTISNLYLALENDLEIIPVLNKVDLPSANIEEVTDDIVDLLGCKPEEVIPASAKTGLGIDEILSAIIERIPPPKGNPQESLQALIFDSVYNPFRGVETYFRVLNGEIKKGQHIKFMATGKSYFADEVGTLKLKQQPKDVVKTGDVGYLITGIKEAKEVKVGDTITDSKNPTVNMIEGFEDVKPMVFAGIYPVDTEDYEELRNSMEKLQLNDASLVFIPESSAALGFGFRCGFLGMLHLEIIQERLEREFDMTVITTVPNVSYHAYTNKEPETPILVNNPSDLPDPSKLNRVEEPYIKATIITKSDFVGSVMSLCIEKRGEITNQTYLTTERVELTFDMPLAEIVFDFYDRLKTVSKGYASFDYSPIGMRASHLVKVDVLLNGNTVDALSALLHRDNAYDIGKKMCEKLRQLIPRQQFDIPIQAAIGAKIIARETVKALRKDVTAKCYGGDISRKRKLLEKQKKGKKRMRQVGNVEIPQEAFMAVLKLND, encoded by the coding sequence ATGAAGAACATTCGCAATTTTTGCATCATCGCCCACATTGACCACGGAAAAAGCACCTTGGCAGACCGGCTTTTGGACGCCACCGGTACCGTGACCGACCGTGAAAAACAAGCACAGTTGCTTGATAATATGGACTTGGAGCGCGAACGCGGCATTACCATTAAAAGTCACGCCATACAAATGGATTATGTTTATAAAGGCGAAAAATATACCCTAAATTTAATTGATACTCCCGGGCACGTAGATTTTTCATATGAAGTTTCGCGTTCCATCGCAGCTTGTGAAGGCGCTTTACTTATTGTAGATGCTGCACAAAGTATACAGGCACAGACTATTTCCAACCTGTATTTGGCTTTGGAGAATGATTTGGAAATAATTCCAGTGTTGAACAAAGTAGATCTTCCTTCTGCAAACATTGAAGAGGTAACAGATGATATCGTGGATCTTTTGGGTTGCAAACCGGAAGAAGTAATCCCTGCAAGCGCCAAAACTGGATTGGGCATTGATGAAATTTTAAGCGCTATTATTGAGCGTATTCCTCCACCAAAGGGTAATCCCCAGGAGTCTTTACAAGCATTGATTTTTGATTCTGTTTACAATCCTTTTCGAGGTGTTGAAACCTACTTCAGGGTTCTCAATGGTGAAATAAAAAAAGGACAGCACATCAAATTTATGGCTACCGGGAAAAGTTATTTTGCCGATGAAGTGGGTACGCTAAAACTGAAACAACAGCCAAAAGATGTAGTAAAAACAGGCGATGTTGGCTATCTTATTACAGGAATAAAAGAAGCGAAAGAAGTAAAAGTAGGAGATACCATTACCGATTCCAAAAATCCAACCGTCAATATGATTGAAGGTTTTGAGGATGTAAAACCCATGGTTTTTGCGGGAATATATCCCGTAGATACTGAAGATTACGAAGAATTGCGAAATTCCATGGAAAAATTGCAATTGAACGATGCTTCATTGGTTTTTATTCCGGAAAGTTCGGCTGCACTTGGGTTCGGTTTCCGTTGTGGGTTTTTGGGAATGCTTCACCTTGAAATTATTCAGGAAAGACTGGAAAGAGAGTTTGACATGACGGTTATTACCACCGTTCCAAACGTATCTTATCACGCATACACAAACAAAGAACCTGAAACACCAATCTTGGTTAATAATCCTTCAGACCTTCCCGATCCTTCAAAGTTAAACCGTGTTGAGGAACCTTATATTAAGGCCACAATCATTACAAAATCAGACTTTGTGGGTTCGGTAATGTCACTTTGTATTGAAAAAAGAGGTGAAATCACTAACCAAACCTATTTAACGACAGAAAGAGTTGAACTTACTTTTGACATGCCTTTGGCAGAAATTGTTTTCGACTTTTATGATAGGTTGAAAACGGTTTCCAAAGGGTATGCGTCTTTTGATTATTCCCCAATTGGAATGCGCGCTTCCCATCTGGTAAAAGTAGATGTGCTGCTCAACGGAAATACCGTAGATGCACTTTCAGCACTGCTACACCGCGACAATGCCTATGACATTGGAAAGAAGATGTGCGAAAAATTGCGGCAATTAATTCCAAGGCAACAGTTTGACATTCCAATTCAAGCTGCCATCGGTGCAAAAATCATTGCACGAGAAACCGTGAAAGCTCTCAGAAAAGACGTTACCGCAAAATGTTACGGTGGCGATATTTCGCGTAAGCGAAAACTTTTGGAAAAGCAGAAAAAAGGGAAAAAACGTATGCGTCAAGTGGGTAATGTAGAAATTCCGCAGGAAGCCTTTATGGCTGTATTAAAGCTTAATGATTAA
- a CDS encoding M1 family metallopeptidase — MKYFFNVLFLTGIFFSSFAQNNNGYWQQEVDYKMNVQMDVKTFQYKGTQELKYTNNSPDTLNKVFYHLYFNAFQPGSEMDVRSRTIEDPDSRVMDRISKLSPSEIGYIKPTLFTQDGVAANYTIKGTVMQVMLNNPILPGESTVFNMEWDAQVPLQIRRSGRDSSENVALTMTQWYPKLAEYDFEGWHADPYIAREFHGVWGDFDVTITIDADYTIGGTGYLQNPAEVGHGYTLPGQKWMKPKKGKYTWHFLAPDVHDFAWAADNEYIHDTYPGPNGVTLHFFYKNDPEIAENWKNLQPKTAELMEFFNEQIGQYPYEQYSVIQGGDGGMEYAMSTMITGKREFGSLVGVTAHELAHSWFQFVLATNESKHEWMDEGFTSYISDEAMNYVMKENKPNPHAGSYRSYLYMATSGAEQPLTTHADRYASNRSYGINAYSKGSVFLTQLGYIIGPENLSKTLKRYYSDFKFKHPTPNDFIRTAEKVSGFELDWYLTDWAQTTNTIDYGIKSVESQGENTKVTLERIGLMPMPIDLYVTYEDGTQELFYIPLRMMWGEKPNPFTDLNRTVLEDWAWAYPTYIFEIKNGKKVKNMMIDATRRMADINQENNLYEKQ, encoded by the coding sequence ATGAAGTATTTTTTTAACGTATTATTCCTAACGGGTATATTCTTTTCATCATTTGCGCAAAACAATAACGGCTATTGGCAGCAGGAAGTAGATTATAAAATGAACGTTCAAATGGACGTTAAAACCTTTCAGTACAAAGGCACGCAAGAGTTGAAGTATACAAACAATTCTCCCGATACTCTGAACAAAGTTTTCTATCATCTTTACTTTAATGCTTTTCAGCCGGGTAGTGAAATGGATGTGCGTTCACGTACCATTGAAGATCCTGATAGTCGCGTGATGGATCGGATTTCAAAATTATCCCCTTCGGAAATTGGATATATAAAGCCCACGCTCTTCACACAAGATGGCGTTGCTGCAAATTATACCATAAAAGGTACGGTGATGCAGGTTATGTTGAACAACCCTATTTTGCCGGGTGAAAGTACTGTTTTCAATATGGAATGGGACGCACAGGTTCCTTTACAGATTCGCCGTTCGGGCCGCGATAGCTCTGAAAACGTTGCCCTAACCATGACGCAATGGTATCCAAAATTAGCAGAATACGATTTTGAGGGATGGCACGCAGATCCGTACATTGCACGTGAATTTCATGGCGTTTGGGGCGATTTTGACGTAACCATAACTATTGATGCCGATTATACAATTGGCGGAACAGGTTATCTTCAAAATCCCGCAGAAGTGGGTCACGGCTATACACTACCGGGACAAAAGTGGATGAAGCCCAAAAAGGGAAAATACACTTGGCACTTTTTAGCGCCAGATGTCCACGATTTTGCTTGGGCTGCAGATAATGAATATATTCACGATACTTATCCAGGTCCAAACGGAGTAACGCTACATTTTTTCTACAAAAATGATCCTGAAATTGCAGAAAATTGGAAAAATCTTCAACCCAAAACTGCTGAATTAATGGAGTTTTTCAATGAGCAAATTGGGCAATATCCTTATGAGCAATATTCTGTAATTCAAGGTGGTGATGGCGGTATGGAATATGCTATGAGCACGATGATTACTGGAAAACGTGAGTTTGGAAGCCTTGTGGGCGTAACAGCACACGAGCTTGCGCATTCGTGGTTTCAGTTTGTTTTGGCCACAAACGAAAGTAAGCACGAGTGGATGGATGAAGGTTTTACTTCGTATATTTCAGATGAGGCCATGAATTATGTAATGAAGGAAAATAAGCCAAATCCGCACGCCGGTTCTTACAGAAGTTATTTGTATATGGCTACAAGTGGTGCAGAGCAACCCCTCACTACCCACGCAGATAGGTACGCCAGCAACCGCTCCTATGGTATAAATGCGTACAGTAAGGGCTCGGTTTTTTTAACGCAGCTTGGATATATTATCGGGCCAGAAAATCTTTCAAAAACCTTAAAGCGTTATTACTCAGATTTTAAGTTTAAGCACCCAACGCCAAATGATTTTATACGCACTGCGGAAAAAGTTTCTGGGTTTGAATTGGATTGGTACCTTACGGATTGGGCACAAACTACCAATACTATCGATTACGGAATAAAATCTGTAGAAAGCCAAGGAGAAAACACAAAGGTAACTTTGGAGAGAATTGGGTTGATGCCAATGCCAATAGATCTTTACGTAACTTATGAAGACGGCACACAAGAATTATTTTACATTCCATTGCGAATGATGTGGGGCGAAAAACCAAACCCTTTTACCGATTTAAATCGTACTGTTTTAGAAGATTGGGCTTGGGCATATCCTACATATATCTTTGAAATTAAAAACGGAAAAAAAGTAAAAAATATGATGATTGACGCCACCCGAAGAATGGCAGATATCAATCAAGAAAACAATCTTTACGAAAAACAATAA